Genomic window (Stenotrophomonas maltophilia):
GCGACCCGCTGTGAGCCGGAGCCCGCGATGAATCCCTACGTCTATCTCGCCGCCGCGATCGTGCTGGAAGTGATCGCCACATCGCTGCTGAAGGCCTCCGACGGTATGAGTCGACTGGCGCCGACACTGGGCGCGCTGGTCGGCTACGGACTGTGCTTCTACCTGCTGTCGGTGACCATGAAGTCGATCCCGACCGGCATCGCCTACGCGATCTGGTCCGGCGTCGGCATCGTGCTGATCTCGCTGATCGGGCTGGTGGTGTTCAAGCAGCGCCTGGATGCACCGGCGTTGATCGGCATCGGCCTGATCTGTGCTGGCGTACTGGTGATCAATCTGTTCTCGCGCAGCAGCGCACACTGAGTACGCTGCTGCGCGATCAACGCTAGCTGACCTTCTTCGCTACGGTCATGCCGAGCAGGAACAGCACCACGGCGATGATGATGCCGGCCCAGAACAGGAACTTGGCGATGCCGACCGCGGCACCGGCAATGCCGCCGAAGCCGAGCACGCCCGCAATGACGCCGATGATGGCGAAGATGATGGCCCACTTGATCATGTCAAACCTTTCCCCGCGGGGACTGCGTACTGGATGATCAGGCTAGGCCGTGGCCGATGCGGCAATCGTGAACAGGCCGCGTGCGCGACGTGAATCAGCGCGGACGGAAGCGCAGCAGCGCGATGGCAAACGCCAGGAACACGCTGCCCACCAACCGCTCGAACCAACGTCGCGCAAACGGCTTGGCCAACCAGCGGCGCAGGCCATGGCCACCGGCCGCATACATCACGTACCAGAACAGTTCGCAGGCGGCGAAGGTGGCCACCAGCACGCTGTACTGCAGCGCCTGGCCGCGTGACGGGTCGACGAACTGCGGCAGGAACGCCGCCGCGAACAGCAGCAGCTTGGGATTGCTCAGGCCCACCAGAAGACCGCCACGGAATACCTTCCACGCGCCCAGCGACGCCGCAACCGGCAGCGCGGCATCGACCGTTACCGGTGGTGCCGGCCGGCAACTGTCACGCCATGCCTTCAGGCCCAGCCAGGCCAGATAGGCCACGCCCAGATAACGCAGCAGCTCGAACAGCATCGGCGAGGAATGCAGCAGTGCACTCAGGCCTGCTGCGGAGGCCGCCAGCACCAGCAGCATCGCCAGCAGGCAGCCGGCCATCGCCGGCACACTGCCGCGGAAGCCGAGCCCGACGCTGCGGCCGAGGATATGCAGCATGTTCGGCCCCGGCGTGCCACACAGAACGAACACCGTGGCGAGGAACCACCACCAGGTATGCAGGGCCATAGCGCACATCCACTTCAGAAGATCCCACCAGCATAGAGTGCGCCGGCTTGGCGCGGCACACACAGCGCAGCATGGATGCGGTGGTTACAGAGGCAGCTCAGGCCGCAAGCACGTCGCGCCGTACCAGTACCTGGTCGATCAAGCCCCATTCGCATGCCTGCTCGGCACTCATGAAACGATCGCGGTCCAGGGTCTGCTCGACCTCCTCGACACTGCGTCCGCAATGCTGCGCATACAGCCGGGTGATGCGCTGCTTGGTGCGCTGCATTTCCTCGGCATGGATGAAGATGTCCGACGCCTGGCCCTGCACCCCGCCCAGCGGCTGATGCACATGCAGGCTGGCATTGGCCAACGCCGCACGGTGACCGGGCTCGCCGGCCATCAGCAGGAACGAACCCATCGACCGCGCGGTGCCCATGCACAGCGTATGCACCGGGGCCGAGATGTATTGCATGGTGTCGTACATCGCCAGGCCGCTGGAGATCACCCCACCCGGCGAGTTGATGTACAGATGGATCGGCTTCTCCGGGTTTTCCGATTCCAGGAACAGCAGCTGCGCGCAGACCAGCGCCGACACAGTGTCATCGACTTCACCGTTGAGAAAGATGATGCGCTCGCGCAGGAGCCGCGAGTAGATGTCATGGGAGCGCTCACCGCGCTCGCTGCGTTCCACCACCATCGGTATCAGCTGCATTCTGTCCCGCATGTGCCTGCTCCCTGTAGCGTTTGATCCAGGCGCCGGCTCAGGCCGCGCGCATCATGGTGCGATGATCGTCGTTGGCGGCCAACGGCAGCAGCGCGCGCAGGTCGGTGAGCCGATGCACGATGGTCAGCACCGTCCCCCCGCCGTCCGCGCGCAGCCGGAAACACACCAGGCTGTGCAGATGCGGGGGCTGCGCATCGCGCAGGTGGAACCCCAGTTCCCGCCCCTCCTCGCACAGGCAAGGCTGCGGATCGGCAAGATCGGCCGCAGGCAACCAGCGCTCACGCAGCGCCGGATCGAACAGTGCGCGCCAGACCCGTTCCGGTGGCGCTGGCAGCCACTGCTCCATCACCAACGCGGGAGCCGCTTCGTTCAGAACATCGTCCATCAGTCCATCTCCTTCAGCAGATCCTGCAAGGCATCCATCCGCGCGGGCCAGTAGGCCCGGTAGCGCTGCAGCCAGTTGCCGATGTGCGCCAGCCCGCGCGGATCGACCTCGTAGTGGACGAAACGGCCTTGGCGCTGTTCGCTCACCAGCCCGGCATCGCGCAGCACCGCCAGGTGCTGGGACATCGCAGACTGGCTGATCGCCATGCCCTCGCGCAGCGCGCTGGCATGCTGCCCGCCCTCGGCCAGCTTTTCGAAGATGTGGCGGCGGGTGGGGTCGGCCAGCGCTTTGAAGAGGGCGTTCTCGATCATGACCAACACATTAGCAACCACTAATGTGTAGTGCAACTCCCGCATCGGCTGTGCTGCAATGACGGCTCCCCGGGATGGAGCTGTGCATGAAGACCCTTGGCCTGATCGGCGGCATGAGCTGGGAAAGCTCGGCGCAGTATTACCGGCTCATCAACGAGGACGTGCGGCAGCGCCTCGGTGGCGCACATTCGGCGCAGTTGCTGCTGTGGTCGGTGGACTTCGCCCCGATCAAGCAGCTGCAGCATGACGGCGACTGGGATGCGCTGGGCGACCACATGGCCGACGCTGCACGGCGCCTGCAGGCCGGTGGCGCCGATCTGCTGTTGATCTGCACCAACACCATGCACAAGCTGGCCGACCGCGTCGAGGCGGCCTGCCCACTGCCGCTGCTGCATATCGCCGATCCCACCGCCCAGGCCATCGTGCAGGCAGGCGCACGCAAGGTGGGCCTGCTCGGTACCGCCTTCACCATGGAACAGGACTTCTACCGCGGCCGGCTGCAGGATCGCTTCGGATTGGAGGTGCTGGTTCCCGAAGCCGATGATCGTCGCAGCGTGCACGACATCATCTACCAGGAACTGATCGCCGGTGTGGTCAGCGAGCACTCACGACAGGTCTACGCCGGCGTGATCGCGCGACTGGTGGCGCGCGGTGCCGAAGCGATCATTCTTGGCTGCACCGAGATCATGCTGCTGGTACGCCCGGAGGACAGTGCAGTGCCGCTGTTCGATACCACTGCCCTGCATGCGCAGGCTGCGGTGGACGCAGCACTGGCCTGATCCTGCCTTCGATGCAGCGCGGAATCAGTCCGCGCCCTGCACTTCCAGCGCGGTGATCAGCCACTCGACCACCGCCTGCGAATCACACAGGAAGAAGATGGCATCGCCGGAGCGCGCTTCGGTAAGCAGCCGGTAGACCGTGATCGCCACCGCCGACTGGTTGGCGATGAACACTTCCGGGCTGCGCGGCCCTTCGCTGTGGCCGGCAACCGCGTGCAGCGCCTTGCGGGCGGCCACGGTCGCAGCCGGGTCCGCGCTACGGGTCAGTTCCGGCCCGCGCAGGCCCCAGGCAATGAACACATGCTTGCCCTTGAACGTGGTGTCCAGGACCCGCACCTCGGCGCCGCCTGCGTCGGCCGAGCGATGAATGACGGTACTGCTGATCAACGCAACCCCCTGTGGTCGTCGTGGTCCGCGCATCCTCCCCCACAGGCCGCCCGCACACCAGTGACGGCAGCCACAGGCTGCGCCGACAGGCGTGGAAGACATGTAAGAAGGTGTAAACCGATGCGATCGGATGTGCAGCGATGATACGGGATGTAAGCCTCTGCATGGGCCCGTGCGCACTACTAAATCCCTACTGAGCCACTTCCGGAACGATGCGTTCCGACGGCCCCGTGCTGGGTCATTCTTGCCGCCCGAATCCCCGCCCGAGGCCCCCATGACCCTTCGCCCGCTGCTGCCCATCACCGGCGCCGCCCTTGCCCTGCTGCTGGCCGCCACCGCCGTGGCCGCCCAGGACTACGACACTGATCACATTCCAGCGCTGCGCTGCGAATCCCAGTTCAACAAGACCGAGCAATGCCCCATCGAGGGCCCGATGCGCCTGGCCAGGCAACTGTCGGTCACCCGCTGCGTGGAGAACCAGAACTGGGGCCAGAGCCGCCGCACGCTGTGGGTGACCGACGGCTGCCGCGCCGAGTTCGTCGCCGACGGCTATGGGCACGGACGCTGGCCGGGCCGCGGCAGGGACCGTGACGATGATGGCGAGCGCCTGGTCTGCGAGTCCTACGAAAAGAAGGACAAGGAATGCCGTATCCGTGTGCGCCACGAGGTGCGCCTGGTCAAGCAGAAGTCGGTGACGGCCTGCATCGAGGACCAGAACTGGGGCTGGGACCGACGCGGGATCTGGGTCAGCGACGGCTGCCGTGCCGAGTTCCGGGTGTATTGACTGCCGAGCACGCGCTGGCTGCAGCGGGTGCGACTGCGCCTGCGGCAGAGCCGATAGACTGGGCCCTCCTGTCAGGAGCCCGATCATGCCCGCTGCGACCGCGCTGCGCGTCCGCGACGCGACGCCAACCGATGCCTCTGCGCTGATCGCACTCGACAGCGTGGCGGCAAGCGACCCTCGACGGGCGGAACAGATCGGCGAGTGGTTGGCGCAGGGCAACGTGCATGTTGCCGAACAGGAGCGCGAGATCGTCGGCTACATGACCCTCCATGAGCACTTCTTCGGCGAAGCCTTCGTCGAAATGCTGATGGTCGCGCGCGAGCAACGCAGCCAGGGCGTCGGCGCCGCACTGCTGCGGCACGCGATCGCACAACGTGGACAACGCAAGCTGTTCACCTCGACCAATGCCTCCAACATCGCCATGCAGCGCCTGCTCGTTGCATCGGGCTTCATCGACAGCGGCATCGTGCATGGACTGGATGACGGTGACCCGGAGCTGATCTACCGCTTTGCCGGCAGCTGATCGAGATACGCTGTCACCTTGGTCTCCAGCAGATCCATCAGCACGGGATCCATGCAGCGATAGTCGTCGGGAATATCGAGGCAATGCAGGCGCTTGTGTTCCAGCAGGCGCGCGTACGCGGCCTGCAGGCGATGCTGGTGCTTGGCCTCCATCACGAAGATGGCATCGGCCCAGCGGATGTCCGCCGGGTCGATGGGGCGTCGTGCATTCGGGCTTGTGCCGGCCGACAGCGCGTTGAAGCCTGGCCGCCGTCGCCACATGGCTTCGGCGGTTGGGCTGCGCAGCTGGTTGCGGCTGCAGACGAACAGCAGGTTGATCATTCCTGTTCCTGCAGTTGGCGGGCGCTGAGCACCGGATAGGTGAAGCCCAGCTGGCGTGCGCGCGCGAGCTTGGCATCGCGCGTGTACAGCAGCTTCCAGTTCTTCTCGGGCTTGTAGCTGTAGGCGGTCGTGGCGCGGTCGCCACCACGGTTGCGCGCCTGGCTGCGACGCCAGGCACGGTTTCTTGCAGATTCCATGATGTGTTCTCGTGAGTACCGGGTTCAGCAGCCGCGGTAGTACGAGTGGCGCGCAGCATACACCGCACGCACAAAAAAGCCCACGCATCGCTGCGCAGGCTTCTTGATTCATCACAGTGGTCGGGACGGCCGGATTCGAACCGACGACCCTCTGCCCCCCAGGCAGATGCGCTACCAGGCTGCGCTACGCCCCGACTGATGCTGCGATGTGCCCGCCAGTGCGGCGGGCCGTGAAGTATAGCGGATTACGATGGAAATGGGATCAGCGGCGCAACAACTGCAGCACTTCTTCCAGCTCCATGCGCACCTGCTTGATGATCTGGTTGCTCAGCGCCGATTCCTCGCGGGCATCGGGACCGTCCAGACGCAGGCGTGCACCACCGATGGTGTAGCCCTGTTCGTACAGCAGGCTGCGGATCTGCCGCACCATCAGCACGTCGTGGCGCTGGTAGTAGCGGCGGTTGCCTCGGCGCTTGGCCGGCTCAAGGCTGGGAAACTCGGTTTCCCAGTAGCGCAGGACGTGCGGCTTGACGTCGCACAGCTCGCTGACTTCACCGATGGTGAAGTAGCGCTTGGCCGGGATCGGCGGTAGTTCGCGGTTACTGCCCGGATCCAGCATAAGCTTCCACCCTCTCCTTGAGCTTCTGGCCCGGACGGAAGGTGACCACCGTACGGGCGGAAATCGGAATTTCCTCGCCGGTCTTGGGGTTGCGACCCGGGCGCTGGTTCTTGCGCCGCAGATCGAAATTACCGAAGCCCGACAGCTTCACCTGACGTCCCTGTTCCAATGCTTCACGCAGCACATCGAAAAACGCGTCGACGAATTCCTTGGCTTCCCGCTTGTTCAGACCGACTTCGTCGAACAGCTTTTCCGCCATCTCCGCCTTGGTCAATGCCATTGCCTGCTACCCCCGAGTGCTGCCCGCTCAGCCGCGGATCCGGGCGTGATGTTCACGCTCGATGGCAGTGACCGCCTCGGCCACCACCGCATCCACGTCGCGGTCCGTCAGAGTGCGCGACTTGTCCTGCAAAATCAAGCCCATAGCGAGACTCTTGAATCCCGGCTCGACGCCCTGGCCGACGTAGCGGTCGAACAGGTTCAGGTCGCGCAGCAGCGGGCCGGCGGCCTGGCGGACGGTGGCCGCGAGATCGGCCCAGGCCACCTGTTCAGGCACCAGGAATGCCAGGTCGCGGCGCACTGCCGGGAAGCGCGACAGCTCGCCGGCACGCGGCAGGCGGCGGGCGGTCAGCGGCTCCAGGTCCAGTTCGAAGGCGTAGACGTCGGCTTCGATCTCCATTGCCTTGGCCAGGCGCGGGTGGATCTGGCCGATCCAGCCGATCGCCACGCCATCGCGGAACACCTCGGCCGAGCGCGCCGGGTGGCCGTAGGCACGGGCCGACGGGCGGAACTCCAGCTGCGCGCCACTGGCGGCCGCCAGCGATTCCAAGTCGCCCTTCAGGTCATGGAAATCGACCTTGCGGGTCGGCAGGCCCCACTGCACCGCCTGCGCGTCACCGCAGACCGCAGCGGCCACGCGCGGGGTCTCCAGCGGCGCCGATTGGCCGTCTCCGGCCTGCTGGGCGAACACGCGGCCCAGCTCGAACAGGCGCACGCGGCTGATCTGGCGGGCAGCGTTGCGGCCCAACGTGGCCACCAGGCCCGGCAGCAGCGACGGGCGCATCACGGCCAGTTCGGCCGACAGCGGGTTGGCCAGCGGCACCAGGCCGTCGCGCAGCTGCCACTGGGTCAGCAGCGCGTCGTCGACGAAGGCGAAATTCACGGTTTCCTGCTGGTCGCGGGCGATCAGCTGGCGGCGCACGCTCAGCGCGTCCAGCTGGGTCTCGCTCGGCATCGCCACGCGCGAGGCACCACCCGGCAGCGTGGTCGGGATCTGCTCGTAGCCGTGGATGCGGGCCAGTTCTTCGATCAGGTCTTCTTCAATAGCGATGTCGAAGCGGCGGCTCGGCGCGACCACCTGCCAGCCGTCGGCGGTGGCGACCACCTCCATGCCTAGCGCGCGCAGGATGCGCTCGACTTCTGCATCCTCGATGGTGATGCCGAGCACGCGTGTGATGCGGGCGCGGCGCAGCATGATGGTTGCCGGCTGCGGCAGATCGGCTTCACGCACGGCCTCGGTGACCGGCGCCGGGGTACCCCCAGCCAGGTCCAGCACCAGGCGGGTGGCGTACTCGATCGCGGTACGCGGCAGTGCCGGATCGACGCCCCGCTCGAAGCGGTGGCCGGCATCGGTGTGCAGGCCCAGCTTGCGGCCACGGCCCATGATCGCGGCCGGCGCGAAGTGCGCAGCTTCCAGGAACACGGCGGTGGTGGCGTCTGTGACACGGGTGTCGAAGCCGCCCATCAGGCCGGCCAGGCCGACCGCACGGTCAGCGTCGGTGACCACCAGGAAGCTGTCGTCCAGCGCGGCATCGCGGCCGTCCAGCAGCTTCAGGCTCTCGCCAGCGCGCGAACGGCGCACGGCGATGCTGCCCTGCAGGGTGCCCAGGTCGTACGCGTGCATCGGCTGGCCGAGCTCGAGCATCACGTACTGGGTGATGTCGACCAGCAGCGAGACCGGGCGCACGCCGCTGCGGCGCAGGCGCTCGGCCATCCACAGCGGGGTCTCGGCGGCGGCGTTGACACCTTCGATGACGCGGCCCAGGTAACGCGGTGCTTCGGCGCCGGCGTCGAGCTGGATGGCCAGCTCACGGCTGCCGATGGCGGGAATCGTCTCGGCGGTGAAATCCAGCACGTCGCTGCGGGTGGCGGCGGCGACGTCGTAGGCGATGCCGCGCAGGCTGAAGCAGTCGGCGCGGTTCGGGGTCAGCTTGATCTCGATGCTGGCGTCCGGCAGGCCCAGGTACTCGACCAGAGCCTGGCCGACCGGTGCGTCATCCGGCAGCTCCAGCAGGCCGGAAGCATCGTTGTCCAGGCCCAGCTCCTTGGCCGAGCACAGCATGCCGTTGGACTCGACGCCGCGCAGCTTGGCCGGCTTGATCTTCAGCTCGCCGATCTGCGCACCGACCGTCGCCAGCGGCGCGACCAGGCCCGGGCGCGCGTTCGGCGCACCACAGACGATCTGCAACAGCTCGCCCTGCCCTGCATCGACCTTGCACACCTGCAGGCGGTCGGCTTCCGGATGGCGTACGGCGTCGACGATGCGTGCCACGACCACGTGATCGAGGCCTTCGCCCAGCGCGGTCACTTCTTCCACTTCCAGGCCGATGGCGGTCAGCACCGCGCTCAGTTCATCGCGCGAGGCGGAGGTCGGGACGTGGCTGCGCAGCCAGTTTTCGGAGAATTTCATGGTGTCACCCCTGGTGGGCCCGGCGCATGCGCCTGGGCCTGCGTTGTTGAGTCCGCCGGGCATGGCCCGGCGCTACCTAGTGCGTTACGCGAACTGCTTCAGGAACCGCACGTCGTTCTCGAAGAACGCGCGCAGATCGTTGACGCCGTAACGCAGCATCGCAAAGCGCTCCACGCCCATGCCGAAGGCAAAGCCGGTGTAACGCTCCGGATCGATGCCGACATTGCGCAGCACGTTCGGATGCACCATGCCGCAGCCGAGCACTTCCAGCCAGCGGGTGCTGCCATCGGGCTGCTGCCAGGCGATGTCCACTTCCGCACCCGGTTCAACGAACGGGAAGTAGCTGGGACGGAAACGCATCTCGAAGTCGCGCTCGAAGAACGCACGCACGAACTCGGCCAGCGTGCCCTTCAGGTCGGCGAAGGTCGAATGCTCGTCCACCAGCAGGCCTTCCACCTGATGGAACATCGGCGAATGGGTCTGGTCGCTGTCGCTGCGGTACACCTTGCCGGCGGCGATCATGCGCAGCGGCGGCGCGTGGTCGCCCATGTAGCGCACCTGCACGCCCGAGGTGTGCGTGCGCAGCAGGCGGCCGTCGCCGAAGTAGAAGGTGTCGTGCATGGCGCGCGCCGGATGGTGCGGCGGGAAGTTCAGCGCTTCGAAGTTGTGCCAGTCGTCCTCGATCTCCGGCCCTTCCGACAGCTCGTAGCCCAGTCGGCCGAAGATGCCGGTGATGCGCTCCAGGGTGCGGGTGATCGGATGCAGGCCGGCACGATCGCCGTTGCGGCCCGGCAGGGTGATGTCGATGGTTTCGGCGGCCAGGCGTGCATCCAGTGCCGCGTCTTCCAGCAGCGCCTTGCGCTCGCCCAGCGCGCGGGTCAGCGCGTCGCGGGCCTGGTTGATCGCTTCACCGGCGGCCTTGCGCTCGTCGGCCGGCAGGGCGCCGAGCTGCTTGAGCTGCGAGGTGATGCTGCCACTCTTGCCAAGCAGGGCCACGCGCAGCTGTTCCAGCACGTCGGGGCTCTGTGCGGCGGCCACATCGGCCAGCGCCTGGGTGGTGAGGGATTGGATGTCGCTCATGGGGGGCCGGAACTCCAGTCGATCTGCCATCGCGATGCGCGAAGGGCCGACCCCTGTCGCCACCGCCGTCCCCGCGCTGCCGCTGTGGCCT
Coding sequences:
- a CDS encoding DUF1328 domain-containing protein, which encodes MIKWAIIFAIIGVIAGVLGFGGIAGAAVGIAKFLFWAGIIIAVVLFLLGMTVAKKVS
- a CDS encoding low molecular weight protein tyrosine phosphatase family protein, which codes for MINLLFVCSRNQLRSPTAEAMWRRRPGFNALSAGTSPNARRPIDPADIRWADAIFVMEAKHQHRLQAAYARLLEHKRLHCLDIPDDYRCMDPVLMDLLETKVTAYLDQLPAKR
- the pheT gene encoding phenylalanine--tRNA ligase subunit beta, with the translated sequence MKFSENWLRSHVPTSASRDELSAVLTAIGLEVEEVTALGEGLDHVVVARIVDAVRHPEADRLQVCKVDAGQGELLQIVCGAPNARPGLVAPLATVGAQIGELKIKPAKLRGVESNGMLCSAKELGLDNDASGLLELPDDAPVGQALVEYLGLPDASIEIKLTPNRADCFSLRGIAYDVAAATRSDVLDFTAETIPAIGSRELAIQLDAGAEAPRYLGRVIEGVNAAAETPLWMAERLRRSGVRPVSLLVDITQYVMLELGQPMHAYDLGTLQGSIAVRRSRAGESLKLLDGRDAALDDSFLVVTDADRAVGLAGLMGGFDTRVTDATTAVFLEAAHFAPAAIMGRGRKLGLHTDAGHRFERGVDPALPRTAIEYATRLVLDLAGGTPAPVTEAVREADLPQPATIMLRRARITRVLGITIEDAEVERILRALGMEVVATADGWQVVAPSRRFDIAIEEDLIEELARIHGYEQIPTTLPGGASRVAMPSETQLDALSVRRQLIARDQQETVNFAFVDDALLTQWQLRDGLVPLANPLSAELAVMRPSLLPGLVATLGRNAARQISRVRLFELGRVFAQQAGDGQSAPLETPRVAAAVCGDAQAVQWGLPTRKVDFHDLKGDLESLAAASGAQLEFRPSARAYGHPARSAEVFRDGVAIGWIGQIHPRLAKAMEIEADVYAFELDLEPLTARRLPRAGELSRFPAVRRDLAFLVPEQVAWADLAATVRQAAGPLLRDLNLFDRYVGQGVEPGFKSLAMGLILQDKSRTLTDRDVDAVVAEAVTAIEREHHARIRG
- a CDS encoding DUF3011 domain-containing protein; amino-acid sequence: MTLRPLLPITGAALALLLAATAVAAQDYDTDHIPALRCESQFNKTEQCPIEGPMRLARQLSVTRCVENQNWGQSRRTLWVTDGCRAEFVADGYGHGRWPGRGRDRDDDGERLVCESYEKKDKECRIRVRHEVRLVKQKSVTACIEDQNWGWDRRGIWVSDGCRAEFRVY
- a CDS encoding ATP-dependent Clp protease proteolytic subunit is translated as MRDRMQLIPMVVERSERGERSHDIYSRLLRERIIFLNGEVDDTVSALVCAQLLFLESENPEKPIHLYINSPGGVISSGLAMYDTMQYISAPVHTLCMGTARSMGSFLLMAGEPGHRAALANASLHVHQPLGGVQGQASDIFIHAEEMQRTKQRITRLYAQHCGRSVEEVEQTLDRDRFMSAEQACEWGLIDQVLVRRDVLAA
- a CDS encoding ArsR/SmtB family transcription factor; protein product: MIENALFKALADPTRRHIFEKLAEGGQHASALREGMAISQSAMSQHLAVLRDAGLVSEQRQGRFVHYEVDPRGLAHIGNWLQRYRAYWPARMDALQDLLKEMD
- a CDS encoding integration host factor subunit alpha, which produces MALTKAEMAEKLFDEVGLNKREAKEFVDAFFDVLREALEQGRQVKLSGFGNFDLRRKNQRPGRNPKTGEEIPISARTVVTFRPGQKLKERVEAYAGSGQ
- a CDS encoding phenylalanine--tRNA ligase subunit alpha, with translation MSDIQSLTTQALADVAAAQSPDVLEQLRVALLGKSGSITSQLKQLGALPADERKAAGEAINQARDALTRALGERKALLEDAALDARLAAETIDITLPGRNGDRAGLHPITRTLERITGIFGRLGYELSEGPEIEDDWHNFEALNFPPHHPARAMHDTFYFGDGRLLRTHTSGVQVRYMGDHAPPLRMIAAGKVYRSDSDQTHSPMFHQVEGLLVDEHSTFADLKGTLAEFVRAFFERDFEMRFRPSYFPFVEPGAEVDIAWQQPDGSTRWLEVLGCGMVHPNVLRNVGIDPERYTGFAFGMGVERFAMLRYGVNDLRAFFENDVRFLKQFA
- a CDS encoding LysE family translocator; this translates as MALHTWWWFLATVFVLCGTPGPNMLHILGRSVGLGFRGSVPAMAGCLLAMLLVLAASAAGLSALLHSSPMLFELLRYLGVAYLAWLGLKAWRDSCRPAPPVTVDAALPVAASLGAWKVFRGGLLVGLSNPKLLLFAAAFLPQFVDPSRGQALQYSVLVATFAACELFWYVMYAAGGHGLRRWLAKPFARRWFERLVGSVFLAFAIALLRFRPR
- a CDS encoding SMR family transporter; protein product: MNPYVYLAAAIVLEVIATSLLKASDGMSRLAPTLGALVGYGLCFYLLSVTMKSIPTGIAYAIWSGVGIVLISLIGLVVFKQRLDAPALIGIGLICAGVLVINLFSRSSAH
- a CDS encoding GNAT family N-acetyltransferase, with the protein product MPAATALRVRDATPTDASALIALDSVAASDPRRAEQIGEWLAQGNVHVAEQEREIVGYMTLHEHFFGEAFVEMLMVAREQRSQGVGAALLRHAIAQRGQRKLFTSTNASNIAMQRLLVASGFIDSGIVHGLDDGDPELIYRFAGS
- a CDS encoding MerR family transcriptional regulator is translated as MLDPGSNRELPPIPAKRYFTIGEVSELCDVKPHVLRYWETEFPSLEPAKRRGNRRYYQRHDVLMVRQIRSLLYEQGYTIGGARLRLDGPDAREESALSNQIIKQVRMELEEVLQLLRR
- a CDS encoding polyketide cyclase, whose amino-acid sequence is MDDVLNEAAPALVMEQWLPAPPERVWRALFDPALRERWLPAADLADPQPCLCEEGRELGFHLRDAQPPHLHSLVCFRLRADGGGTVLTIVHRLTDLRALLPLAANDDHRTMMRAA
- a CDS encoding aspartate/glutamate racemase family protein, producing the protein MKTLGLIGGMSWESSAQYYRLINEDVRQRLGGAHSAQLLLWSVDFAPIKQLQHDGDWDALGDHMADAARRLQAGGADLLLICTNTMHKLADRVEAACPLPLLHIADPTAQAIVQAGARKVGLLGTAFTMEQDFYRGRLQDRFGLEVLVPEADDRRSVHDIIYQELIAGVVSEHSRQVYAGVIARLVARGAEAIILGCTEIMLLVRPEDSAVPLFDTTALHAQAAVDAALA